AACCAGACAGTATACTGGAGCCTGCACCTTAAAAAGGCATTAGATTTAGTCTGGAAAGCAGGACTGTTCGGAACAAACGGCAAAAACTCACTTCACAGACAAGCATccaaatcacacttcagagctgACAGGGAACATGGTAGCACCCGTGCGAGTTAATTGGTGTTCCATATATACAAATCTGCGGGCCGGATAACATTATTCTTGCCTAATGGATGCCTTGGACgcacatattcggaatatatatcaagTATGATTTCTATAACGGTGTGTTGTGGCCTAAATTAGGGAAACCTACTTACACGGACGCAAAAAAGGTCCGACCTAGCATAGTGTTGTCAATTCCTAAACTGAGTAGTAGTAAAGTAAATTCCTTTCCGGCATCCGGGTGCACGAACGGTGTGCTATTTTCATCATCCCGGCCAATCTAAGGCGTTCCAAAGGAGGACTTCCAAACCAGGAATCTAATCCCAGCGGTCACAAACGTAAAGCAATGACGCTTGACTCGTATCGGGCTCGACACTAGATGGGGCCAGCAACCATTGATGTTCCACGGTTCTACCTCTCAGCCATGGTAGGAAGATCTGGAAACGTTTGCAATGGGACGGGTTCTACTTAGTTAAGGAGCACGCAAGCAATCAGGAAGTCCGCCAACAAGCGAAGGAGGATTTCCTAGAATGTATAACAGAAGCTGGAGGAGCTGGAGCACCGACAAAGGAGGAGGGAAGAAACAGCGAGGTCCCTCCACAGAAATTTGAGTGAATAGTCTCCTATAGTAGAAACATACCAATTGGTGTATCACGTAGGATGATGCCAACCTAACAATAGTTTCCTACCCTAAAAAACAGCATGAGATCGATGcattgttaatcagttggattcttcacaCGCTGAAGTGGAAAAAGATCTGTGTTTTCGTCTATCAAAACCAGATGTCTAAGGGCCTCCCATACATTGGCTCACGGTGATTGACAATCTCTCCAGGAGGAAACGCAGCCAACGCGAAAATCTGTCCAGCATGGTCAAGGAATACCGGAACCCTTTAGATGAAGGAAATGGACCAAGGTTGTCGACGTACCCCTGTTGGTATCTTTTATTTGGAAGTGGAAAGGGCTAAACTTCGTTTCTTGTATGCCTTCCGATTTTAGACCGCTGACACCATTGTCTCACGTTGCGACGCATTCCAGGCCACACAAATTTTTTAGTAATCGCACGAAAAGCTGGTCGTGCTCCGGGATGTAAACACTGATGAGCTATGTCAAATGCCCATTTACGCAGTGTCTTGCGGACTACTGGCCTAGGATCGCACTAGATATCGACATCCACAATGGTGACTAGCTCAATGGTAAATGGTGATGATGTACCATCAGTGACCAGCTGCTGCCACTGCGGATCATGTGTTTGTTCGTCCGCTAGGTCCTTCGAACTGAACTCAGCCGCCAGTGACACTTCCTCCACCCATGATTAGGCGTCCGTTACCGAATTTGCGTTTGATAGTATGCAAACGGTAGCCACCTATCGCCGTGCTTTTGTTTCGAAGCTGCTCCAACCGCTATGTTAGATCCGTCGATTACTAGCACCAACGTCTTCCTATGTTTTCAAATAAACCAGCAATGTAGCACCAGTCATGCTCTCGCAACAACGGTTGAACGCCTCTATCGTCAAGGTCTTCCCAGGGTTTGAAATAAACCAGCAATGTACCACCGACCAAGGTTTCGCAACAACGGTTGAACTGCTCGGTTTCCTGCTCGCTCCAAGTGATTTTCGTGCTGTCACCATTATGCTCCCCAGCTAATAAATCGGACAGCGGGACTTGCAGATTCGCAGCACTCAGTTGAAACTCTAGTTGAAAATGTCCAGAAACCTTCGcaattctttgaaaatgttAAGGTCTACACACACGACTTCGGTGAGGAGACTCCATCTTTATTAATAACGTGACCGAAGAACTCAACTTCTGTGACTCCAAATACGCACGCAACGATCTCGTGGCTGCTAAGTCGCTCTAATAGTGCGGGCACGTGCATTTTGTGTTGGTCAGAGTTTTTCGATGCGGCCGAAGTATCATCTATGTATGGCATGCCAAAATCAAGCCTACGAAGTGTTTCATCCATGAAACGCGATTGCACGGCGTTGTGGAAGGCAAAGTCATTACCGTGAACGCATTATAGGGCGAACGCGGTAATAACCGCCGTCCTTGGTATGTTATCTTCGGCAACCGAGATCTTATGAAACGCCTTCATTAGGTCGAATTTACTAAAAATGCTATTGCCCTCCAAACTTACGAAAATGTCCTCAATGTGACTCATCGGTTAGCGATCGGGACGTGCGATTGCGTTGAGGCGGAGATAATTCGCGGAAGATGGCATGATCCGTCCTTCTTGGGTATTGGACGAACGACAGTGTCCCACCCTCAAAAGGTATTCAAATTCCGCGTAAGCTGCCGCTAGCTTTTCGGGCATGAGCTTTCGAGCTCTTTGGGCCACTGGCGAGGGGAAGGTATCTAAGTGGTGCCGAATCCCACGGCTTCGGGAACTGGTTGAGGATCCTATGAAAACGGGTTTGACCCGCGATGGTGGCGGCCAACGAAACGTTGTTCGGTACCCAGCATCCTTTAGACAATTTACCTGCTGCCGGGTTGATAATGCGTTGATTTTGAATGTCGATAATGAGGCCCAAATGACAGATGACGTCAGCCACGCAAAATTTCCAGGGAAACTTTCGCCGAAAACCCAAGTCGATTTCGACGCGCAGTGTCGCGTTTACCCGGAATAACCGAGCTATCGGCACAAGTGTCAACTAGGAAAGAAAAATTTGTCAACTTATTCCGGACGTAAAGGCGGCTAGGTGTCTTGACGCTGTTAGTCGCCACTCCTGACAACGACGACTCTAATTTTCCAGACTCTTCAAATTCGGGGCCCGGTTGTACGGCGGCCGACACTTGCGCGTTCGACTACCAAAACGCATGCGATGATTTGGTAACGCCTAGCGGCTCCAACGACTGTCCGCTTGTTGGAGCTTCGATCGAATGGcacccaggtctttgaggaTGATGTGGAGCTTGGTTATCTGTGTGTCGCACCTCATGAACCCTGTCTGCTATATGCGTCAGGCGCGAGAGATCCGCAACCTCTGAAGTGCATACAATTTCGCCTACGTCCTCAGGTAGTCTGTGCACTCAAAATGATTTTAGAAACGACTCGGACACTCGTGTCGCGCCTTTAATTCGCAAGATGCGCAAGAGTTGCGACTACCGCTGATCTCCTAGTTCCAGAGCCGCATAAAAGCTCTTGCACCTCAGCTACCACAGGGGATGAAAATACCCTTGATTAAGCAGTCTTTTAGCACATGGAGCTCTTCGGTTGAAGGTGCCGTTTCAAAAATATCTGCCGCCTGAGTGAGGTACTCTGAGTCAGCTTTGTTGGAGCGAGCCAGGATGTCCAAAATGGCGGCAGTTAGCAACTGGCGATGGCGTTCACTGACAAAAAAGGCCCCTTTTCCCCGCTATCCTCGACGTCTACAAATGCTTCGTCTGCACGCACAGTTACTCACACCGGATATTTCCcacgatatgcactgcatacttcAAACTGCATAGATTTCCTGACATATCTCAAGACAGCTTCAAGTACCAATCAATTTCCCCATGGTAGATTCAATCTTCCCTAATTGATGGGGCCGTTGCAGCCACTCATATATCATCTATTTTAAGCACTGCATGCATGTACCCCGAACTCTCAATAAGCAGAGCTGATCACACATGATCCCCACTACAAGTGCGCCTAGATCATCTAGTTGGATCACATAAAACCGACATAATTTCGTTGACAGTTTATTACCCGTTTATGTTTTCTTCTAACCCATCCTGCCTCATATCTCGATCCCCAGTCTCCTACTATTTGGCCTCCAATAATGATAGCACGATCGGGCAGCCTCTTGTGTTCTATAATTCACTTTGATCGTTGAGCGAATATTTAATGGCGGAGACGCGTGATATTCAAATATTCACAGAGAACATGATCGTCAAAATGAAATATTCATGGATTCGAATATCATCACATGTGATGCTATGAAATATTcatgtatataaatatttcttatgatttcaattttttcaacacACCACGCAGAAATTGTCGAGCTGATGAGAAATGAAAGGAGGAGATCGTTAAGGGTGATGATTGGTATGATCAGTGTGTGATTGGGATGAAAAATGGGCTGAAATCGGTTTTGGGGGGGGTTTGACAGATCTGGGGGTAGTTTGGATTAACAAAGAGCAGATGGAGTTCAAGGATCGGGAGAAAGGGGACTGATTTTGTCCTTCACTCCACGATCAATAGGGTCCGCACCCCGTTGATCTCATCTTCTTGATAGTTCCTTAAAAACTGGGTCGACCAGACACATATTATTCTGCGCCTGTGGTGATCGATCACTCATAAAAAACTGCTTCTCCGTCAACAATCCGAAACAACAAAGCGTTGAAACGACATCGGCCATCAGTTAAATTGCCAAACATTGAATGACTGATCATTTGCCCGATCCTCAGCAGCAACCCCAAGATTGATCGCCTCAATGATTCGCAGTCAACGATGTGAACCCACCCATTCCAACCACATGAATATGAGTAATTACTTCAATTGCTCCCATGATTGACACGATCATATCTCGCAACTTTAATAAATGTTTCCCGATCACTACATGACAACATGCCACAATTAATTTAAACTCTTGATGGGAAGTGAATAAGACGAATTGGGACCGGGTCCAAAGTGTTAATCGTCTGCATAACATATCAATCCCATTAAgttaaatgaataaaaattcaaaCGAGAAATTCAAGTCAGCCGGGAATTCAGATGGGAGATATGTATCTTGTGATGATTGCAAATACAGATGCCTTGGATGCTGCGTCTGCATGCCTCACTGAAATGAGAAAGAAACCAGAAAGATCGAAAGAAGTGccaggaaaaaaaaatatccttttgaTGACAAGCGACATGCTTTATCTCTGAAGCATTCTTTCATTGAGTTAGACATTTCAGACAGGGATATTTCGCATTTCCTGAATTTCAAGACCTCCACAGGTCAGCCGTGAATTCAGCTCTTGTTATTTCAGGCATGACCGCATCTCGACTCTTGGCAGAAGTTTTCGGTCATGACGGAATCGCGCTTTTCTGGTTGGACGAGCTTTGAAAATCGGAACACTGGGGAAAAAGTGAAAATCTTCAACCAATTACCAAAGGTGATCCACAAACAGCAAACGTCATTTGCTCTAGTGGCGGTGAACCCTTCGGAGTTTACCGAGACCCCTTAAACGTGTTGACTCCATTGCCATAAAAAAATCAACTCGACCCCTACACATCCCGAAGAAGAATTCCTTCTTCCACTGAACCAATCTATCGTCACCACCAAATTTAATGTTCGACAAGATACACATTCCACcccttctgcttccctgattcACCGCGATCCCATTCTTCGCCGTCTTTGATTGATTGACTGACTGGTTACGATCAACTTCAAAGAAATTTCCTTTAATCTTGGCCCAAAACAAGAACACACTTCAAAATCGCCGCCACATCCATAATTCAAACGATTTTATTGTAGTTTGGTGCGTTCATCAGGGGATCCTCAGTGGGGCTCATATTAGCTCCACTATGAGGCCATACGTAAATGCATACATTCATGTGGGTAAAACAACACAAAGCGTGGAAAATGACCGTCGCTTCCTCCATGCGCTGCTACTCTTCCATCCGTTCCTGAAAGTTCCAAAGTTCCAAATGTGTAGCATTTTTATGAGGTGATGATTGAAACAAGCGTTTTAAAAATGTATCTCAAGTGATGATAACTGGGCCTGGGATTCACAGGCCTTTTCGGCTTCTTTCTTAGAATGTCGGCTTGCTGTTTCTTTTTCCGGAATTTCCCCCGCATCTTGAGAGCTGAAGATCTTTGGGTGCTGCTTATTTATGATATTAGTGTTCAAATTGATTGCAGAGAACTAAATGAATGAGTTAAAAGAGATTTTCCCGCGGTGCTGATCACAAGAGTTGGCCTTTGAATCTTTCAGTACACCCGAGCAAGCTCAATGTAGATCCCACGTCACTTATAAGGCTGATTAGCTATCTAAATTTATTggatttattacttcaattagatTAAAAGATAGAGCCATACATTTGGTATTTTATTTGATTGAATCTGACCCCCGGGCACTTGATCTATTTCCCAAGCGATTGATAACGAATAAACTTTTACTAACCcatctccttctttttctcatTACAGTTGGATGCCAAGAACAGTCCACTAGCTCTCCTGGCGCAGACATGCAGTGCAATAGGAGCCGATCCGCCCAATCCGAAGCTACTGGCAAACATCGAGAAATCTACAAAACACCACAAAAGCAATGCTGAATCTCGTGACAAATCATCCCCAATAAGTCAGTCTTCATCGTTATCGAGTAGCTCATCAACTGAAGCCATCCAACACACAAAATCCAGTTTCAAGCCATACGAAGCCAGCTTTCGGGAGCGGACAAGTCAAACACCGGACGAACAGCAAAGGTCCTCATCCGCTGCTTCAGTGACACGAATAAAGACCCCAAAAGGCAATCAGGCAAACTCATCGAGCTTGAATGGTCGTTGCGACTCGAACCAAAGTGCCACATCACGGGAACAGGATTCACCAGCAAACACGCAGAAATCATCTCTAACTGCGGGTAGTCTAGAGtctcaacagcaacaacaatccTCTCAAAATGCTAGTCCACATCGTGCCTCGTCTAAGGATTCAGTTGGTGCACAACAAGATAGTAGTCCTCTGTCGCGACTGTCAACAGATCCACAAACTAGTTCAACCAAATCTATACCAAGCATAGTCCCTACTACGAATAGTTCAGCAAGCTACTTTCCAGGATATCCCCCAGGCTTACCCTACCCAATGGATCTGATGACCGCTAGCGCTCTTATGTCTCCCCACCATCAAATGCTTAAAGCTGCAGCCCTTAGTCCATTTTTAAATTATGCCCGACTCAAGGGTGCAGATCCTGCAACTATGATGCAGTCCGTATGTCGGGACCCTTACTGCACAGGTTGCTCTCTTAGTCCACATATGATGAATAAAACAACCGGTCAGCCCTGCCCTGCAGGCTGTGCTCAATGTGATCATGCCACATCTAAGTCATATCAAGCTCATAGTCCTGCAGCTGCAGTATATGCCCATGCCCAACTTGCAGCCCTTGCTGCAGCCTCTCAGCTTCCTTATGTTTGCAGCTGGATTGCAGGAGATGCCGCGTATTGTGGCAAAAGATTTGCCACCTCGGACGAACTGTTCCAGCATTTACGCACTCACACCGCCTCCATGCCGGAATCAATGCTGAGTGCCGCGGCTGCTGGACTTCCTCCCACTcatccacttttccagcgaaCATATCCAACCCCACCGCTTAGTCCACTATCAACGGCTAGGTATCATCCGTACAGCAAACCGTCCATGTTACCGCCATCTCTAGCGCCACCATCCCTAGCAGGATTGCCAATGGCACCGCATCCCTCCTTGGCACAATACTTTTCGCCTTACTCTCTTTACGGTCCGCGACTGGGGACACCGCCCACAATGCATCCATAGTTGATTGAGACTATCCAATaaattctcaacaaaaaaaaaatatgtttaaatttgaaaaattacagaaaagaaaaataacacgttgctaaaaagaaaatattaatttttagtatttgacCGGAAAACGATGGAGATTAGCTGCTAGAAttgatttaaaattgaaaagagAGAGGAAccgaaaaaaataatggaatacTGAATTTTAAAGCGCTCGTGATAATTATATTATTGTGTAATTTATGTAAAATTAAATATTGtaaaaagcgatgaagaaattctctaagaaaacaaaagaaaaaatgaataTGTTAAATAAGatgaaaattttggtttttcattCAAAGGAAAAAACAGGACTCAGTAAGTATAGCAAATTTTCAGTAGCAATGCGACTTCAAGATGTCATGGCAATCCTGTTTACAAGGCTAGACTCGTGAACAACTGGCATTCGCTGTCATTACTTTTTGACAGTTTGTCATGACAAGATCACCGCTGTAGCAAAGTCACCAGTAAACATCGTCATGTTGAATGCCTCCTGGAAtttgtcggttgggtagtttctgagaatgagtccttaAATAAGGTGACCTTTACACTCCTTGGTTTGCCAACTGATGTCGAAATTATTTGGTTTGGAAGGTACtctactaatcgaaacctttcatttgatatacccCACGGCTATATTCCTTGAAAAATAATTACACACTCTCTTTGTCCGTATGGGGAAGTCCCCTCAAACTCAATATAAATAGACAGCGCCTACTGCGTGTGTGTTCAGAATTCCAATTATCCTACCAGATTTTGTATCAATTAGTATCActatttgcaccaaaaattcatgcaacggacagacagaaggaAAACACTCTGGCAATCAATAGGGGCTGAAAAGCTAAAGTCTGTCGCCTATTTGAAGGAAGCGAACTAGGTGTGAAAATGGTACCCAAAACTCTAGCCTCAACAAAGGACCTGACATCTAATATCAAAAGAAACCTGAAAGTAGGATTAGGATCCAAAAAGGGAGGAGAAAACTAGGATCCGCCCCGAGGCGATCATAATTCCAAGTGTGGAAAGTATGCCCAACCCAGAGATATTAAGAAAGGTAAAACCTAACTCCAATTTTAAAAACTTAGGGCAACCAAAAAAGGATCCAATGCATGAGCTGAAAAAGTTCGGCAGGAGTAAGGTCAAACGCTTCCGCAGAAAAGTGAAAAATCCGCTTGTCGGTAGGTCCTCGAAAGATTTTAATCTTtatccagtgcaaggacctaggcAAGAACATGGACAGAAACAGATGGACAGTTTAGGTGGCAGATATCTATTGTAAACCTTAGAAAGGTATAGTGGCACACATATGGCAGGCATCCGGCTACCGGAAGAGGTAACCCATAAGCCCCTACACGTGGGGAAGATTGCATGGGATGAAAGATTGATCATCTGACAGAAGCAGGTCTCCTTGATGAAATGCTTCAAACGGTCTGACGAGGGTGTGTACAAGTACTTGAGCTGAAGTATGCAGATGGTAAAGGAAAAAGGCCCCATTGCCCGGGAATATGATAGAGTCCCAAAATCAGATTTACTGCCGGAAGCGACCAGTGTCCTGTGTTCAAAAAGGAATCCTTCGAAAAATAgaggttgattcaaatcaacctcAGTTACTCTATGGCCGGTCGAAAGCTGCTCTCGTAGACCATCGAAGGTTTTCTCTTTTTAATGgagggaggtggaaatcttaaaaagacgctgctgcgtcaggttgcagcagtgtgtgggattctcactcaataaaactacccccacttctccgcccatatcctcgcGAGACCACCGTggagtattacttcgcgaagaGGACTCTAATTTACACCAGCGCTACTAAGTCACACGTCCGTCGCGCGTTCcagttccttcagcttctcctgtatcgcagttactgttccgcTTATCGCACTCCAGTTTGCTACGGACCTcaacatctcctccacgaaattatggggtccgataactacgTTGAGGGATCGTTTAGCCTCCTTTTTgcattcgcgaatctcggacagtggaacataacatgctccgggtcctggATAGTTTGGAGACTCATACAATCGgaagcgatgcaaatacttcctgtatctaccgtgtcccgtaaggaactgcgttaggtggtaaattaattctccatgcttgcgctcgatccatctctcaatacacgggatcagtgtatgggtccagcggctcTTTTCGAAATTATCCCACCAttactgccatctcctgtacaactCCATACTAGTTacttttaggaagcccgcagtcacttcggtcGAATTCACCCTcctccggtagagacagtgtgccttaTTTGCCAGAAAATCCATTCCCGCGATAGCACACACCGCCTCACCTGATACTGTTCTATacgcactgcacaccctcagcgcgattcgccggtatgccgaacttacccttctctAGTTCGCTGTCTGATACAataggagccgcgtatagcaggatggatttcaccacccctgcgataaggaGCCGCCGGCTAGATTTAGGCCCTTCAATGTTTGGcaccatccttgctagagatgccTTTGCTGTCTTTTCGCGAGCATAGTCCACCCGCcccttggcatcgatcattgcTCCCAGGTATCTAATCAACGAttctgaaacgacctcgtgattaccaaccaagATTTTGACAACGTTGTTTTTCCAGCGactggtaataaggaccgcctgcgtcttatcttccgccaggtccaatttcactaTTTGGAGgcatgctttgatagcatgaatggtttcgcttGCAAACACTTTCACGTCCTGGGGGTCGcccgcaactactaccactgccaggtcgtctgcaaaaccaatcaatgttgcctcccttgGCACGCGAAGTCCGAGAACTCTATTCAGTATTCAGTATGTTTCACAGCAGGGGCCtagtacggagccttggggaacacctgctggcacaacatattccttcggtccgtcgtccATCTTGTggcaaagaagtctctccgaaaggtaactctccaTTATCCGAACTAAATAatcagggacacccagtttagccagggtgctctTAATTCAACCCCAGTTgactgagttaaaggcattcctgacattcaGGCGTTACCACCGCGTAGTACTTATCAGCGACCAATGCCTCCCAGGCCGGGTCCATGACCGATGCAATGACATCAACCGGACcgcgctctacgaaacccatactgccgctccgatacaCCACTCcttagctcgacgaacggaagcagccttcTGCATATCATcctctccaacatttttcccatgGTGTCTAACAGACAGATAGTGCGATGTGAGAAGGTGCGCCAGGTGGCTTTTGAGGCTTCGGTAGTAGAACCGACCTCTGGCTCATCCACTGAGGGGGAAACACTCCTCCAaacatgcatgattcaaatgtacttatgaaccatgcgggcctgattttagcagccaacttcagagctctgttcggaatcccgtccaatcccggaaccTTATTATCCTCAATTCGCCCACAGATGTTCAGTAGCTCCTCCTAGGTCACCTCGGGGATTGTAAAGATGTCCCGctgaaccattggatgaggtcagctttcttcttgttgtgggagaaggattgcgattattttgaacaagagtcacgGGCAGATCACTTGGAGGTGGTTTTTGTCCacaaatcttgttcattacagccttgtaagcagcgccccacgggttcgtatttgcttgaAGGCACAAcggcttgtagcaattcctcttactttcccgttaagccttcttaaggctactacaaagatcgcggtattctttctccgagaGCCGATGTTCTGACTTCcctcttgtccttt
The window above is part of the Hermetia illucens chromosome 3, iHerIll2.2.curated.20191125, whole genome shotgun sequence genome. Proteins encoded here:
- the LOC119652976 gene encoding zinc finger protein Elbow: MLTSSSPSNQYLRPDYLAPLPTALDAKNSPLALLAQTCSAIGADPPNPKLLANIEKSTKHHKSNAESRDKSSPISQSSSLSSSSSTEAIQHTKSSFKPYEASFRERTSQTPDEQQRSSSAASVTRIKTPKGNQANSSSLNGRCDSNQSATSREQDSPANTQKSSLTAGSLESQQQQQSSQNASPHRASSKDSVGAQQDSSPLSRLSTDPQTSSTKSIPSIVPTTNSSASYFPGYPPGLPYPMDLMTASALMSPHHQMLKAAALSPFLNYARLKGADPATMMQSVCRDPYCTGCSLSPHMMNKTTGQPCPAGCAQCDHATSKSYQAHSPAAAVYAHAQLAALAAASQLPYVCSWIAGDAAYCGKRFATSDELFQHLRTHTASMPESMLSAAAAGLPPTHPLFQRTYPTPPLSPLSTARYHPYSKPSMLPPSLAPPSLAGLPMAPHPSLAQYFSPYSLYGPRLGTPPTMHP